A region of Flavobacterium album DNA encodes the following proteins:
- a CDS encoding porin family protein: MRNYYIVFFLFLLSTISYSQVKGDLEVGIGIGYNMATINEPDDFNDVYSNNNKNFSVSADYNFSNRWSLKTKLIYDTKGWDQGPLYFRGGRLRGANVDLHYLTVPLMLNWHFGGKRNWYLNFGTYAGYLMAAGEKTSNADITEAFRKTDFGLTFGIGAKIPVTKYFKIYIEYDFQNSFNSIYKDSTIPEVRNIRSAINVGVNFLVL, translated from the coding sequence ATGAGAAATTATTATATAGTATTCTTTCTGTTCTTATTATCTACCATTTCTTACTCTCAGGTGAAGGGCGACCTTGAAGTGGGCATAGGTATTGGGTACAACATGGCGACGATAAACGAGCCTGATGATTTTAATGATGTATATTCAAACAATAACAAAAACTTTAGTGTTTCTGCTGACTACAATTTTTCGAACCGCTGGAGCCTGAAAACCAAATTGATTTATGATACGAAAGGCTGGGATCAAGGGCCTCTGTATTTTCGTGGCGGAAGGCTTAGGGGTGCTAACGTAGACCTGCATTACCTTACTGTGCCGCTGATGCTCAACTGGCATTTTGGCGGCAAGCGCAATTGGTACCTCAATTTCGGGACCTATGCAGGCTACCTGATGGCTGCAGGTGAGAAAACTTCTAACGCCGATATTACTGAAGCTTTCAGGAAAACGGATTTTGGGTTAACCTTTGGTATCGGTGCCAAGATACCTGTAACAAAATACTTCAAGATCTATATTGAATATGATTTCCAAAACAGCTTTAACAGCATTTATAAAGACAGCACTATCCCTGAAGTCAGGAACATAAGGAGTGCTATTAATGTAGGGGTGAACTTTTTGGTGTTGTAA